Part of the Phragmites australis chromosome 23, lpPhrAust1.1, whole genome shotgun sequence genome is shown below.
AGTTTGCATGGTGTTGAGGGCAGCAATCAACGATGCTTGATCCCACTGCTGCGCCTGGGAGTACGCCGTGGAAGGCTACACGAGAGCAAGAGTTGTTGTGTAGGCCTGTGTGGGAGCCGACGCTGGACGAGCACCAAGAAGGCCAGCACCAAGGTGCAGCTGGCCATGACCCTGGCCAGACCAAGTGGGGCCGACCATGTATTATGGGGCCCATGGAGATACGCACACCCACGGGCCACGAGGAAGGGTGGGACCGCTAGGGTTGCTTCCTGGGATGGGGTCGAGGCACGATTCGGGGCAGAATTTCCGCCGTCACCGCCATGGCCTCTGCCACTGTTTCCATGACCGTGACCAGTGGAAGAGCCGCAATTCTGTTGATCAGCACCAGATCCACAGGAGCCGGAGCAGCCCACCGAAGTGATGAGGGCCGACGCAGAGCCCACAGGAGCCGCAGTGTTGGCAGTGTTGTTCATCTCGTTCATGAGGAGCAATGAGAACCTTGCTGAAGGACGGGAGTGGGGCGGTGAAGGAGATTATGTCCGCTGCATGCTTGAGGCGAGGACTGATGCCGCAGAGCGCATTGAGGGCAAGTTTGCCGTCTTGAACAGGACGGCTGACGTCGCAAAGGGCGTTGGCCTGGAGCTTGAGGCGCTGAAATTACTCGGCGACAGAGAGATCACCTTGCACCATAGATGAAATTGGTGGCTGAGGTAGATCTCTCGGGTGTCCTTGTTGTCGATGAAGAGCTCATAGACGCGGACCCAGAGAGCATGTGTGGTTTAATCTGGCTCAAGGGTGACATCGAGGACCTCCTGGGAGATTGATCTGTAGAGCCAGGTGCAGACGATGGAGTCCGCCTGCGCCCAGCTCGGATCGGTGGGGTTGGGCGGTGCACTACTGTCAATATGCGGGAGCAAACTGATCTTGCACACCATGGCTTTGAAGTACATCGACCACATGGTGTAGTTCGTGGCCTTGTCGGAGGGAGTCATGGGAATGTGAGAGTTGATGGAGGTGATGGAGGGAGCTAGCATGAGCGGGGAGGAGGGGAGAACAGGTACCAACTGGCTGGACTAGGTGCCGGTGGTGCCAAGGTTGGTGGTGGGGAGAGTCCCGGTGCCGGTGGCCGGTTCAGTGGATGCCATGGGAGAGAACGCAGCGGCGGCAACGGGACCAGCAGGGATCGGTGGCAGCGcttgggaggggggggggggtagcggAAGGATAAGGTTTAGGATCTGAACCGCTTTGATACCATGTAGAAGGTAGGATTTGTGGAAGCATAACTCACACATGTGGCGGCGTCCGGATTTTGTATATATAGATGTACAAGAGGTACAAGATCAGGAGAAATCCCTGATTACAAGGAGGAGATAAGTTCTGAAGATATGCATCTAAACAATCAAGACTTAGCGCCTAAGAAACCAAAACTTGTACACAAGATTTATACGTTAACAAGTAGTACTTCCTCACAAATAAGTGTCAAAACTGTTGTGTCTGCTGAATGATAAGACGACGGCGAGGAGAAGGATTCGCCACTGTTTCATCGCTAATGGCGACGGAACAGTATGATAACTAGGTACCTCTATAGCATGTACGTGTCTTAGCCTTTCACCGTTGTCATGGGCTCAAGCTTAACTTCAACCTTCAATAGCAGCATTACAAAAGGGTTGCCTTTTCAACCTGGTGTCCTTCACTTTAGGGATGTCAGTCAGACCCATGGGTTCGGGTCCCCGCGGGTTTTGCACCCGCCGGGTATGGGTTCAGGGTGCAAAACCCCGCCCACGGGTCTGGCTGGTCGGGTACCTGAAGCTGTAGCGGGTCAAGTTCGAATTTCTACTTGGCCCCGTGGGTGACCCATGGGCACCCGgtccatctccctctcctcttctttctctcacCCCATCATGCGGCCCGGTGTCCCTTAGaccctcacctctctctctctctctctctctctctctctcgcctctctctctctctgagctctctctctctctctctctcctgttgGTGACGATGAGCGAGCGCTCTCTCCAAATCCGGGCAGCAATGGCCCTCCTCAGCCTCCCCTCCCGGTCCGGCAACCCTACCTCCAAGGCCTCCCGACCTGGTCGCCGCCCCTCCCCAGCCTCCCCACCGCCCTACCTCCCCGCCACGGCGCCGCCACCCCTCCACGGCCTCCCTGCCCTGCCAGTCCGCCACCGCGGCACCACCCCACCTTCCCGCCACCGGCCCACAACACCTCCCCGCTCCCCCTCCTCGACCTCCCTGCCTGATCGCCCCGCCTCCACGCCGTCGCCCTCCTCCCCGGCCTCTCCGCCCGGCCACGGTGCCACGCCTCCACAAGCCACCACCTCCCCGTCGCCCCTCGCTGGCCTCCGCGTTGCCCTGCATCGCCTCCCCGCCGCCCCTCCCcgacctccccgccgccgcagcgggaCGAGACTCTCCGACCCGACGGGCGCCCGAAACTCGATGGGCGCTCGGCAGGTGCGGGTCTCAAATTTCACCCATTTGTCGTTTCCGGCTCAGGTCGGGTTAGGAATATCGGGTTTCAGATTGGGTATGGTTTTGCTCCACCCGACCCCAACccgacccgttgccatccctacttCACTTCTTCTCTCCACTTAAACAACAACAGTGATGGGACTTCGCTATCACTAGCTTTACGACTGCTTCCAAAGCCTCATTGGGGAAGGAAAAGTATAGATTTGCTAATGCGAGGAAATTTACAAATGTTGAAAAGAGCAGCGACGGCATCTTCTCTGAAAATTAACCGAGAGCTACGGCATTAATACGAAAGAGATGGACGTCCATGCCAATCTAGAACCAGGAACTGATGAGGAAGGACGTGCCAAATCCGGGGATAGAAATCTCTTTTCAAGGCCTGGATTATTGTGGAAATTCAACTGACGTGCCGCAGGCTTGTTCTTTCCCCACGACAAAAACAATTCAATACTGATTAAAACAGCTTTGCTGATTTTCAATCTAGCTAAAAGCTTATGTTAAAAGTTGATTGAGAAATAACAAATATATTCATGAACAGGGGGCCCTGATTTTACATTGAAAATCCTTACGGAAAAGAATCATGGATGCACTAGGACCATCCTCACTATCAGAAGATTTACAAACTGAGGGAATTGACAATGAGTAGTCCTCTCATCTTAACGAAAAAAGAATTTGGATCATTCATCAACAGTGTATAAATCGTTGCAATTATTTACAAGCTATCGCCTGAAGTCGCAGTCTAGACATGAGAAAAAAGGCCCTTCTTCGCCTAGCCAGGTGGTCTACATGCTGCAAATTACTTCTTGAACACTGTCAGTCTATATTCAAGTGGTTGAGATAGCCAGGACAAGTTCTTATGCACCTTAACTTGTTCAATCCTACGTAGACGCATTTGATTGATGTCTCTTGGCCTAAACGTTTAtgcctttgatttttttttttacaaaaaacaAAGTCTTCAGGAGTTTTTCAAGGAATTTCAGTAGTTGGCTTAGGACAGTTTTTGGCAGCCTTGGCTTAGCTCCAGCCCCCATGCTGTACTACTGAAAAGCGcaacaagttttttttaaaacaacaaATTAAAATTGTAACATGTTCTAGGGTATGACAGTTAGAACAATGGTTTTGCTAATATCCAGACATGAAATAGAAACTAATCTCATGGGCGTCGACGCTGTTACATTTTCTTCGCCAGCTAACCAGGATCAtcagtgccaaaaaaaaatgggTGTTGACAGTTTGTGTGACCTTACGATGCATTCTGACATTTTCTAGTCACACTATAGACCCTTTCTCTTCCCTCGACCACTTTTACCCGTCTTCTCCACAAACCTCAATataagagcatctccagcaCATGCCCTACTTAGCCcctaaagctaaatttgaggaATTGGGCTCCAAAATGGGTCTCCAACATATGCCCTATCTCATCCCCTAAAAATAGGAGTCCCCCGACTCCCTGAGCTCATCCCTCAAATGTAGGGGAGCGAGCTCATCCCCTATCTGGCTGCCAAGCCCATCCCCACGCCTGCTCCCGCGTGCTCGCCTCTCGCGCGTCGCCTCCCCCGTGCACAGGCCTCTCGCGCTGCCCTCTAGCGCCCAAGTGGTGACCCGACGGCGGCGTGATtcgaagggagagagggagggggaagaGGCTGGGGAGCTTCACCTCGACGAGGGGGAGCTTGTGGTGCGGTCGGCCCGGTCAGACGGTGGCTGGAGAGATGGGTCGACGGAGGGGGTTGAGATCGGGGGGAGGCGGCCGGCCGTGGGGAAGAAAAAGGCGCATCAGCGAGCTCCAGTTGGGCTCCGGCTTGAGGAGGGGGCAGGCGAGCTCCTGGCGCGGCCCTTCAGTGGATCCCGGTGGAGGTCAACGAGGTGGACAACAAGCTCGTCTTGGCGACGTGCTCTGCTCAGTGGCAGCTCGCTCGGCtctgtggtggtggtgctcgatgcagccgagagagagagagagagagagagagagagagagagagagagagagagagagagagaaggaggtgAATGAGAGGGGGTTGAGTGATGGAGAGAGCGAGGAGAGGAGCCAAGTTGAAGATAAGGTGGTGGCTCTCGGCCGAGTGAGGAGATGCTTGGCTCCTGCCACATTTGTTATGATCGAAAGCTTACTGTGTTACTGGGttcatctctattttttttacaatgtAGTAATTGAACTTGTGGAGAATGAaaatacaaataattattttGTGAACTACATTGTTAAAACAATACATAATAGATTATTACAATTGTAAGAAACTATAATCCTTCATGATGTTGCCAATGTGCTCGACTAGATCATCTTGAAGCTGACTGTGAGTTTGCCTATTTCCGATGTTGTGATGAATTTGAAGAAACTCATCCAGTTCAGGCATATGAGCATGTGATGGTCTGTCAGTTTCGTCAACACCTTCGTAATggaaatcttcatcttcatctcgtTTATCttcaattatcatgttgtgcatgatgaCACAAGTTGTCGTGATTTCCTATAGTGTAACCTAATTCTAAAATCTAGCTGGTCCATGAACAATGGCAAAATGAGCTTGGAGAACTCCAAAAGCTCGTTCGACATCCTTCCTTACTGCTTCTTAAGCTTGTGCAAATAATTTTTGCTTATTTTCTTGTGGAGATTATGTTGTCTTCACAAATGTCACCCATGGAGGATATATACTATCGGCAAGGTAATACCTCATTGTATAATTGTGACAATTGATAGTATAATTTACTTCTGGAGATTACCCTTCAGCTAGTCGTGCAAAGAGTGGGGAACATTgaagaacattaatatcattATGAGACCCAGGTAAAccaaaaaattcatgaaaaatccAAAGATCTTGTCAGATCCTGGTCTTGTTGCATGAGGAAGCTACATCGATTCATTGTGATGTGGTGGAGGAGAACCACCAGGAAGAGCTAATATATAGAGGCTTGAAATATAGCCATTAGAAAATTAGTGGTTGAGAATATAGCCGTTAGGAAAATATCTGTTACAAAAATAGccattgaaaaaaatatctattacAAAAATAGCTGCTGAAAATATATCTATTACATAATTAGTCGTTTGAAATATGACCGTTACAATTCAAATGTTTTATAAGATTTCAATATAATATAAGAGAGTGAGAAATAGAGGCTGAGATTTAGGGGATATGTTGGAGAGCGAAGAGATATAGGAGAGAAATCTTTTAGAGAAAACTTCTATACGAAGATATAGAGAATGagttttaaagaaaataatgaAGATGCTATAAGTCAAGTCCCCTTGTCCTGTCCCCATGCCATCTCATGACCGAGCATGCTATGTACCCCAGTCAAGGTCTATGACATCGTCAAGAAAGGTCTTGATCCAAAGTTCCTCGTTACCTTCTCGTTAGCTCAATTAGCGTAGAGGAAGGAGATGGTGGTCAGGGAGAATGTGTGACAGGTGTCCACATCATTGTCCGATTCATCGAATTGATTATCATGTCGAGTGGCTCCTGTGGTACATGTTAGCCGGTGCGTGTTGGAGAAGATGAGTATTTTCTATCTAAAACTTGCAAAATCTCTCCATTCAAAGTTGATTTTTTTCCCGACTAAAGTTTACATGCACATTTCGTTATTCGGAAGGTCCATCGGAGTAAAAAAGTGGAtgattttgtttaaaaaatgaTGACATATTACCTTGTTGAAATTTGTGTATTTGTCCAAGGATGTAATACTTTTTAGTTGAAAACTGATGGACCTGGATTCTAAGTGAATGTTGTTCAAACCTAAAAGTTAGGCGTGTTGGGAGGTTTGTGTCCATCACAAATACAAACAGCTGATTCAAGGATGTTCTCAGGGAACAAGACAACTAGAAAGTGGCAGTGGGCTGATGGAACCTTGCTCTGACATGAGTTTTGAAATAGCAAGATTCCCATTATCTTTGCAGTTATCAAGAAGTAGAATTTATCTCCTGTAAA
Proteins encoded:
- the LOC133905994 gene encoding transcription factor APG-like, translating into MALLSLPSRSGNPTSKASRPGRRPSPASPPPYLPATAPPPLHGLPALPVRHRGTTPPSRHRPTTPPRSPSSTSLPDRPASTPSPSSPASPPGHGATPPQATTSPSPLAGLRVALHRLPAAPPRPPRRRSGTRLSDPTGARNSMGARQRRRDRIKQKMRAQQELIPHCNDKASLLDEAIEYLKSLQLQVQLPSSAAIVDKVAREYGAVAVLLHHLRLLLLKAAGCLRSPLLKSAVTPARRGNTEGLLLFAATWQLRNEEEGGEEQR